From the genome of Apostichopus japonicus isolate 1M-3 chromosome 17, ASM3797524v1, whole genome shotgun sequence:
ATAGACCACTGTGGGTGATAAAAGCGGTCTTTTCCCTATCAGGTTCGTCCATTTCGACCTGCCAGTAGCCACTCGCTAGATCGAGGGTCGTAAACCAAGTGGAGCCATTAAGACTATCTAAGGAGTCATCGATTCTATGGAAAGGGTAGCTATCTTTAGTCGTACTATCGTTAAGCCTACGATAATCTACACAAAAACGAGTTGATCTATCTTTCTTTTTAACTAATACAACTGGAGACGCCCATGGGCTAGATGAAGGTTCAATCACCCCTCGCCTTAACATATCTGAAACCTCGTTAGCCGCATCCTCTCTTTTATTCAGAGGCAGTCTCCTAGCATTTTGTTTAATAGGGAACACCTCTTTAGTCGGGTTTTGTGTTTCACAATATCAGTCCTTCCTAAATCCTCCttacattttgcaaaaatacTCTCATGCTTCAGAAGAAGCCTCCTAACTAAAgctttttgattttcatcaaGTGATCCTTCCAAAGAGTTGTACAGCCCTAAAATGTGCTGTGGTAAGTCAGTGACTCCCCAGCCCTCATTGGAAGTGTCACCCTCCGTGTTTTGTACCGATAAAACTTCCTCTACAGGATCACACGTGGCCGCCGTAACTCCTTCATACACCGTGACCGGCACTGAATCTACATTAATCATGCGGATTGGTACTACGTGACTCTGGGGATTAACCACAGCTTTAGCTACCATAATCGAGTGTTTCTTTACAAAACTTTCACAAGGCTCTACAATAAACTCTGTTCCGTCTAATTTATTGACAAGTTTTCCTGGTACTACAATTTCCTGGCCTGGACTTATGCAGATTGTCTCAGCTACCGTGATTCTATTCACTACGTTACTAGGGGCATTCAATCTCTCGTTGCCGAAACATTGAACCATAATATTCCCAATTTTTATCTGACCAAGGCCTAGGTCTATTTGGCACTTGTATTTTGCGAGGAAATCACACCCTAATATGAAATCAGGAGATATGTCTGCAACCCACACCGGGTGGCTCGCCGAAAAATCTCCCATCTTCAATGAAAAATTACCACAACCGAACACGGTATACTTCGATCATCGGCCATAACCAAGTCCTCTCCAGTTCTCTCTAACTTTGGCCGTGCACTCTGAACAATTTCCTGATACATACTACGTTTCACCACACAAATATTTGCACCCGTATCAATCAAGCTATCTAAAGTCCTACCATGGATTTGTATTCTTGCGTACAATCCATCTCTATTATTCTTTTCACTAAGTGACGTAACAAAGGGCCTTTTGGGACCACTAGGCGACTCATGGCCCGCTGAACCGGCTTTTGCTAGTTTCCGAGTTATGACTTGTCCCATTGTTATCAGATACTTTTGGTTTTGGACAATCACGAGCAAAATGCCCAACTTCTTTGCAGTTGTAACATTTGTTGTCCCTGATCATATTCCTACTCTCTCTCTTACGAGGCTTTTCCAAATTCCCATGACTCTTCTCTAACGATTTAAAACATTCCTGGATTTTAGCTACCATTTTCTCTACAACTTGGTCTAAATTACTCTGTACCTCTTTCGCCAGTTTCTGGTCAGTATCAGGGGGCCTGACACAGCTCTAAGTAACCTTCTACTATTTCTCTGATTTTCAGCCTGTTGAAACGTTTCAAATTCAATTGCTGTTTTTACTGCGCTGTCCAAACATTTTGGGCGAGACTGATATATTCCCCATCGTATGTCAGTATCAGCCAGCGCATCAATAAAATGATCTTTTGCCAAGGTCTCTTGTAGATCATACTTAGCTTCAGGGTAGGCTAATTTAACCAATCTCCGGACTGACTGCGCTAATTCTAGAAGGTTTtcacctttctttctttgtttattccTTAACCGAGCACGGAATAATTCTGTTTGATTTTGTGACCCAAAACGCTTGGACAGGGCGGCAACAAGCGAATCGTAATTACGACGCATCGAGGTATCAAGGTCGCCTAATACTGAGAGCGCTTCACCTCTTAAGGAAGTGGCAAGATACATTCCTTTAGAAAGGGGACCCCATCTATTCATTTCTGCTATCAATTCAAACTGTACAATGTAATCATTCCACTCACTACTCCCATCAAACGGGGCGTACTTCCGTTCTCTTTGGGTATATACGGGAATCTGAGAGGGGTACAGGCAAATCATTAGAATTGTACCTAACTGGCAGGGAAAATTCCCCCAACTGCACATTTCTATCCGAGTTGTTGATAACTTGCCTATCATTCAGTTGATCATCTTCAATTTTCCTATAACTTCTACCAGCCTCCCTATTCACATAATGGCCAGCTCCATGGCGACTTACGGAGGGACGGTGGTCCAAGTCGTAACCATAATTATTACATTTACGCCATTCGCCTACACTAGGATAACGTTTCTTATCGTCTGCTCTATCTAACCACTCTAGAACTGACATAGAATTACCTGCACCACTGATCAAATATTTATCTCTATACACTGTATCCTCACTAGGGTAACGGATCCTAGAGAGGGAATCACCTCTCGAAATTCCACTTGGCCCCGGGCCAGTTACACCACCCCGTGGCATACTGTCAGTCCCAGACTGACGAATTTCGTAACGCGCAGCCCTTGGCTGCAAGTCCTCCATCCCATATTGGGTCGCATTTCTTGTATCAATTTCCCTGGAACCTCGTCCAGGTACGCCCCCTAATGGCATATGATCAGCCCTAGACTGATATAAATTGTACCCTGCAGTCCCTGACTGCGAATGCCTGACCCCCATATGGGCGGGACTTGACGTGTCCCTTTCTCTATCCGATAAACCATCACCAAAATTGATCAACGGTGCATTCTCCCTATTAGACACAGTTCTACTGAAACCATTTCCCAGATCAAGTTTAACtacactatttgaaataaaattacgAGGGCATTCATAGGGGGCACATTTGCCCTCCTCTCACTCACACCATCGTCCACATGCCGGGGCTGCTggtttctttctctctcctcAAAATCACGAGAAACCCTCAACCTGTCACCCGTCACAGAGGGAGACCTAGCAGCCCCGACGTTTGCTTCGCTATAACGCTTAGGCCCATTTAAGTAATGACTACAAGAATTTGAAAAATACTCACGTGGTAGCGTACTGCCATCCAAGCCGCCGTCACTGGGGACGCACTCATCTACCACCATCCAATCCTGATTACACAAAACATTCCCATTCTGAATCTCGCTAAGTGTGGGTTCTTCGCGAACTCTGTTTTCAAACTGTGAGCCCGAACAGGGTGCAACACTCTGTTCCCTACAGGAAACCAGTTCCTGCCTTGACACACAGGTGTCCGAATCAAAGCTAATTAAATCATTCATGCTCAACAGAAAACAGaatcccaccgctgccaccaatgtaacgctaactcagtctaagattctggggcgtccaaattattccctgccgaggactggtggtggtatggaaacaaatgcggcttggatggttgtatgttagtaaacGACGAGCTTTaaatctcgctattacatgaaaaagatataacacatagataaacgagtaaagaacaagcgctgtgtagatttcgcaatctattactataaccagccacggtacaaacaatacatcggcacgaagtcctcaataataggtagaaaacatgcacttaacgataatggtcacaaacgaggtctcaataacgaagtagagtcctataacgatacgtacaaaagtgtataaaagacgaatacaagacagatacaagtacgaccacaatgatcggagccagggctactaccgaaccgaacgattcagatctggagcgaagactggtcacaagtcttgaggtctgcttcagctgagctggtgagcagacatcacgtgacctgtaattattacgtaatgtagcctacgacaaatagagggcgacatatatgATGACCAACGGCATCACACTATCTTCGTTCCTTCTTAGAACATCGTGCAGTCTATAAGGTATGTAATGTTAAAGCGAATACCGCAGTAGCTGCATGGTACGGCTTTCCGTGTAAACGGATCTGACTAAAACAAAAGCCCTTGCTACACTACCAGCCACGCAAGGTTAGTTATACAGACAAGGAGGTAATTAAGGACAAAGGTGAGTAAAAATATCCGGTTATTGTTTATTACTTTCCGGGTAATTGTCGATATTACGGTATGAATTACACGATTTATGCAAATAACCTTCAACGCCTGTTCCATGAGTTTTCCCAGCGTGTAATAGCTTATCTAGATATACATGGCTCACTATAACCACAATATATAACGGGAAATAACTACTTGTTATCTAGTTTGAATTTCTTCCTGAGTATCAAGTCTTCTTTCAACCAATTTATTCTGAGAATCGCGAGGATAGGCGGATTTTTTTGGGAATCATGAATATGGTGATACAATGTAACGTAATAAATTGGCGTGTATTAATCTTGCAATGTGAGTACAACAGCTTGCATATGAGTACATTTCAAGTCCAATTCCCCATGGTATAAGTATCCGCGTACGAGTGAGTACAAGGCTCTTAGCACGAGTACGAGCTCGCATGCtttctggtcatttcgcccaacaaccatttcgcccaactgccatttcgtccaactagcatggtcatttcgcccaaccagcctggtcattttgcccaaccagcatggtcatttcggtCGACCAGgttggttgggcgaaatgaccaaaaCAGAGCCCTATTCAAACTGCGATGGATGAAGTGAAAAGGCATCCAGCATACCTCGACGATATGTGAGTTTACGTTTACATAGTTGTCCATTGGTAAAGCTGAAGGTTGTATGCTATAGTATATTAGATAAACTGGAAGAACGACAAGCGGAATCAATTGTGACGTAGATAATTAACAAATAatcaaggagtgttagctcagtggttaacgccggtgcctttcaatcaaaaggtcccgaattcgagtcactccaagattaatgtatgtcatccagttacagagttgttgaaaattgacaattcataatcatgaacattataatgaatatgaatctaagagattgACTTTGGCCAGCTTGCGGctctgataagccaatgatggcttcttcgacAAGAGTCGAGAGTCGACAATTTTTATTGTTCCGGTTAAGTCACCCATGCGCCTTTtcgaaagagaaagagaaacactTCAGAACATTTCCCTCAAGCGAATACTTAGAAGACACCCAACCTCCCATTAATTCTTGCTTCGGCCTCTTTGCTCGCCTGCTAGCACCTCATCCTGCCCTCCCACCTCTGTTTAATGAATGTATGATAAAACAAGGTAACTAATTATATCGACAAAGCAAAGTTTTTCAGAAGTACCCAACCATCTAAGGAACCGTCACCGTGCTTCAGCAACATTGTGCAAGCTTTCGCCAggatggggcgggggggggggggagggggaggggggtgcggACAAGTCTGATCGAGATCCTGCACTTCACTAAAAAGTTTCTACACACAAGCCCTTAGTTACATGGGTTCCTATACTAGGGGTCTCCCTCCCTCTGCTTGAGTCGAAGCCTCATCTCATGTTTACAAAGTCTAGCTTATCAATAGTGTAGTTTCAACCGCATGCCTGCATACACTTAACGGTACTTTAGCGAACGTGTAAGCTGGCGtcattatcaaaattaaacaacTAAATTCCTTTTCTGACATATGATGTGTGTAGCTATTGTTACGCTACGTCCCAACGATAAGCGGAGGTCAATGTTGTCGCTCCAAACGTAAAGGTGGAACCAAATCGATACCTTAACGTCAATCAAACTTCATCTCAATTCCAATTCACGAAACTAGTTTTGACAATTATCTGGAATAACGTTATTTATACGGTCTCATATATATCTTTTTAGTAAAAATATCGCTGCACGAAAGTCAACTGGTGTGTACGGAATGGCAGTTCCTAAATAGATGGCGcaattgcaaaataaaattttcaaTGTATATACTAAGTTGACATGCTCACGATTCTGTTATACTTTTCCAATGAAACCTTGTAAGCCACAAAATTACCTCATTGAGAGTAATATCCACTCACCCACCTACCACAGGGTTATCAATTGACATGGAAACGTCAAGGGAAACACagaaacatacatacacacacgcacatttGGTGGAAAAAAGAGTAGCCCAAGACGAGAGCTGACATAGAAGTGGCAGAAAAAGTATCGGATTAACTTTCTCCTTTTGCTGCTAGAAATATAAAAGGTCTTGGTTTGGTACAATGCAAGAGTCTTGAAAGTCAACTCCATCAGATACCACCAGTGACGAGTATTAGTGAGAATGTACGTACAATTTCACTGTAAACTCGGGAAACGCTACACAAGGATGAACCATATTCGCCTAAGGAAGCCTCCTAAAGTCTTGGAATACTAATTAAAAGAAACAGACCCCAAAACGTTACAAACACccacttgaaaacaaaaaatgagcGCCCTCATTCCTTGGTTCAGGCGACATGCGGTTGCTATTCACGTTATTATACTTCCTTATTCGTAATTTGTtgtcagtctgtctgtctgtgtgtctgtctgtgtgtgtgtctgtctgtctgtctgtatgtatttatgtatgtatgtatgcgtgtatgcatgtgtgcatgtgtgtgtgtatgtatgtgtgtgtgtgtgcggtgtatgtatgtgtgtattttagatcctcctgcaagcaggaactcgccaaGAAGCCATccttggcttatcaaagccgcaagctgaccgaagtcagtctcttagattcatatttaacgtccatgattttcaattgtcaattgtcaacaattctgtaactcgacaacatacattaatcttggagtgactcgaactcgagaccttatgattgaaaggcacaggcgttaaccactgaactCACACTCCACCGTGTTATTGATAAATTGACATAAATACCTTACACGTTCACTTAAATATAAGAGAGTCTGGAACTTCATCATATTTACAGCAATCTTGACCTGGTTTACAGTATTTCTGTTTCAAACTTTAGAGGGTATTTTCTcgaattattaatatttcttaATAAAATAAAGGAGGGGTTAATATCATGTTAAGTGATAGctctgtttttctttgtcttttcttcttttgttttttctctgtGCATCTGTTTTGACAGTTCGTGGTACTTCAGAGGAACATCATACACGAACATTGTTTCGTGGAACAAAACGTAACTTATCAGTAAGAGCAAAATGTTAATGGATGTATTAAAGTCTCATAACCTGTTTGCTGAAATCTTTCCAGtttactgcactaaaagctcagttaaaatgacaccattctatgcaatttttatatcaatattcattacttttattgagttatctgtcgttaacaAGTCTGAGCTGAATAAAGATCGCCAGTTTTTTTTAACAAGTACGTACTAGATTCtccaaacttcaatcaaaatttgcaaccCCCGCCcgacagatcatgcgccaatcataGCTATCTGTTTTGTACACCGTTAGGCTACTGTGAGGACAAGgcctactttcactttcgtcgTTAGCCTGTCTTAGGTAGCTTCTCTTGAACGGTGTCTTTCTCTCGGTCTAACCGAtatagcttgcgaaattgtgtaaTTTCCTTGTGTCATTTCCTTGTGAAATGTGTGAAGAAGCGGTTTCAGACGTTACCTCTGTATAATTGTAAGAAAAGGAATAGGACTGAGTTGAAATCTTGATCGGGCcgcatgtgtagactatttATGAATAGCTGATCGATGAATATACAAGATGTTGACATGGGCAGTCgaagtgattttacggtaaatcgttcgcgccataagggcaacagaaataAATTCCTTTCTtttgattgcgacagcttttctccattaaacccacctgggcAGAGTGCATTTAgtataagaaacattgaatctaatTCGGAGGTTGGTTTTCCGAAATTTATCAGCAAACAGGTTGAGactttaattaaataaaaactaTAACCTATCACTTTTGTTACAATGAGAATACCATTTCTGTGTGTGTCGAAAGTCGTCATTTTAACAGTGATATAACAGTGCACCAGTTTAACAGTGATATAACAAACAGTATAACAGTGAATTTATAAAGATGATGTTGGTGAGTGTTCATGTTTGATTTAGGTTTCTAAGTGTATAGTTGACTGACAGGAAGATGACCTATCTAACCTCTATGGCAAACTTCTGTAATTAAGAATAACGAGCGTTTGGCTATATTCCTTTTACGTTAATTGGTTTTCATTATCTACGTCACGATACTAAGCCATACGTATACAGCCGCCAGTGTCGTATGTTGCTATTAGAAGCTGCTCGGTCTCGTTCACGTCTTATATGGTTATACTTTGTAAATTGTCGTCTGCTGgtcttaaggtagcatacgcccattaaaagccccattgacttacacactaaatcacaaaagtaatatggtctctaagtctagatagaagttttcactagctaaacgctacccatcgcCGGATAGCTggcaagttggcctttcatggcactatcaattttttgtatcatgaccatgtagattttttgctatccgagccggaagttttcgtcacttgtaaacaaacctcttcactcagtggtaaacaaatttcctacgctgctcctgggaggcctaaaggggtctaaaattgcctcagtttacccaattttctcaccacatgtacttccattcatgctcttcaacatgcaaaccacaaaaaaactagattatgattgataacaggtcacaaaagatgttctcctgctgccttttggcacttttcctgaaggagaacaatcgagcggattgatatagactctaataggagtatgccaccttgaTGCGCGTGTGTGTCAGCCATCTTGTACTTGTACGGTACCAGAGTACGTCTCAAATGACCTGAGATGCATGTCGACCATAGCATGTAGATTAATTCTTTTTTGTTGCATGTACACACAATGATAGTTCTCAACTTACCTCCGTCGATATATTGGTTAATTCATATATCAGCTTAATATCTGGTCTCTAGATGGTGactttatatcatattttacaatCGTATAGTCACTGACAACGACTACATCTATGTAAAGTGATATCAAACGAGTACTTGATTACATCTGGTAGTGTTCTCATGTTTCTGTAATTCAACCGATCATCAAAATGCATACACATTTCAGCTGGTAGGACAGACAATGATGTGATTATTCATAATAGATATAATAATACTATGTTTACATTGCGCTAAAATGCAACTCTTGAAGAACAAAAAtctaaagcgctttacaaaatCAATTATACTAAATACATGTTAAGAAAAAGCTTAATTAAAAAGAAACGACTTTATTTGCAATAAAAGCTTACGACAGAAGTCGAATTTCTTATAGATAAGAGATAGCTAGTTCCAATGAGCAGGACGTTATATGAATTTCTAAACTTAAAGATTTAGAAGATGAACAGAGAAACTTTAAAATTGAGCTTGTTAATTTCGACACTGATATTGTTATCGTCACTGATAAGTTATTTTGTTTGAAGGAGCATCTTACGTGATGACCTGGCTGGACTTCAACTTAAGTAAATGTTCAAGTTATTTCGACGACGAAACTAGTTTTGTGATGTGTATCCTGCATTTGTGGTGATATTTGGTATTTACTTCCTTCTACTCAAATGTTGACTAAGTCCAACAACCATGCGTTGTCGACACACGCAAAAGCATACGTTTTCttcgaagcggggggggggggtggggggttgctAGACAGGAGCTCTCATTAACTTTACCCCAGGGGTACGCCAGGGGTAGATACAAACGATATACGAAACTTTATTCAGACCTCTGGTAGGGGTCAAATCGCGTCAAAAGTGATGGGTCCCAAAGACATGCCCACTTTGCAAAGTTTACACCcattgaaataaaactttaaaagaCCCATCTAACCAGTGCAGGGTTACATCTTTCCCGGCCCCTAACTCCCCAACGCAAATATACATAAGAAAACTACAAAAATGTAGAGAAGAAAACAATACCATAACTCTAAAGATACTAACTCTAAAAAGGATAGAAGATAATGATGTCCTTCAAGTGCATGAAAATACAATAATAGTTAAGGGACTCTACACATTAACGACCGGCAACGTGCCGTTCATATGGTGACAATTATCTTAGAGGATTCGTGTAGTGTCATGTCAATCCGTCTGTAGTCACAAGGATtatgtcaatttaaaacaaGTTTAGAATTTTGTTAAGTGCGCAGCCTATGAATAAACTCAATCACAAGTATCACCATACCTTTCTCTCAGgaattcacacacacacatatatatatatatagtatgtactgtatatgtactactatatatatatgtactacaatatatatatgtactactatatatgttatgtactgctatatatagtatgtactacatatgtatatactgtatatatatactacatatgtagtttatatagtagtacatataaataatagtacatatatatatatagtagtacaTAAATATAGCACGGTAGTACATACGCAGtacataacataaaaaaaaaacttaaatgttttttaattgCCTCCAACTTCAAATCAgctaaagaaatcgattggatctttcgtattactgtaagtctcacttcaccggcctcaacaaagacttaggaccccttaacaactatcagttctacaaacatatgtaatccgttctttgctcctcaattcgcttcctgtatagtcatggtttatttggtttaattccatcaatgcaacttacacttatctagcgttatactttcattgtgttacattttgtacttttcattcgactgccaagtattgctgacgaaagTTACCGGGGGACCGAaatttccaatatattttctaaaattgtactccttatttgtcaattatgagtcatatcttatttctctggtttgctatatatatatatatatatatatatatatatatatatatatatatatatccatccatccatccatccatccatccatccatccatccatccatccatccatccatccatccatccatccatccatccatccatccatccatccatccatccatccatccatccatccatccatccatccatccatccatccatccatccatccatccatccatccatccatccatccatccatccatccatccatccatccatccatccatccatccatccatccatccatccatccatccatccatccatccatctatatatatatatatatatgtatatatatatatatatatatatatatatgtatatatatatatatatatatatatgtaaccccTCCTTCCCTTCGGTAAAGGTAATTAGGACAATTGGTGAGCAATATGTGTATCAAGTGGGCCTAGGCTTCAAGACAGGATAAAATTGTCTCCATGTCCGAATTGTTCAATGCTGATATTCAATACAACTGCTGAGTCAGTTCTACACAGGTTACAATGAGAGacacaaaacacaaagaaatgtaCCATGAACTACTTATATTTCCAATCCTCCAATTATGGGAAATGGGGATGTTATAAGGCTATCAATggcacaaaacaataaaaagtatctacattacaaaatatgtcaactcGACCACACTCTTCAATATTAAATCTTGCAGTTATATAACATACTAGTTACTGTGGTACTGAACACTGTACATCAACATGCAGCACAGGTGGTATAgacaatattaacaataataaggTTACAGTGTGCACTGGACTATACACTGAACATTTAGAACTTAGAAAACTTAAACATATTTTCTATGGCCATGACAAAGGTTACAATAAAAGGAATACTTAAACTTATCTGGTTTTACACTGGTGCTCTCGCAAACTGCTCGCTTTCTTGTTTCAACGCGGAAAGTTCATTTTCGCGAATTAGGGTTCCGGTGTACATCAGTGTGCTCCATAAATGACTTGGTAATATGCTGCAGTCCAGCGATTCACAAAACGATATGACAATTTAACAAAATAGTTAGGGTTATAGACTATAGTGACGTCTACAGCTCGGTGGTAGCATCCGGTTCCTTAGGTAAATACAAAGTACAGGTAGGCTCCAAGAACAGcaattaagtaaaatatgaaaagtccaTGGTAACCATCTCGGCAAGATCCAGAACAGTGGCCTAAAAGATACTAATATGACATTCTCATCATAATTTAAGAATATAACTTTACATGATGGACATCTTCAAAACTCCCTATTTATACAACACTTTTTCCTTTAATAAAAATATCGTAAGTACAATAGATCAAGCAAGAGAAGTCTTGCTCTCCCTAGATGAAGAAACAATCTCTAAATATAtaaagatacaatgttaccagaACTATGTGACAACAAGTGACAACAACTCCAGGCCACATGGCTTCCCCACATCATATTGGTTACTTCTAGCAAAAATTCCGTTGACCAACTAATAATATGACCAATCAGTAATTACATGATGGATTAgtccttataaatattcatgtcaccATGTGCCTTCCCTTCCCCAGCACTGGGCTATTTTGTAACCTTTTCCCACCAATACACTATAAATACTATTGTTCTAGGTATAAACCACAAGCGCTATTGTCTAGCAGGCTCAGTTTATCTCAGGAGAGAAAAGTAGCAAAAGATACATACAAAAAGGCtttgtgaaagtaaaataaccATCACTAATCTGCAATATACTCAGCAGAGACAGGAAgtgtctgtttactctttttaattaaaattatctACACTATTGACAGAAATTGCTTCAACTAGCAAGTGAAAACAACTAACGCACTATGTCATGACACCagggtt
Proteins encoded in this window:
- the LOC139984550 gene encoding uncharacterized protein translates to MGDFSASHPVWVADISPDFILGCDFLAKYKCQIDLGLGQIKIGNIMVQCFGNERLNAPSNVVNRITVAETICISPGQEIVVPGKLVNKLDGTEFIVEPCESFVKKHSIMVAKAVVNPQSHVVPIRMINVDSVPVTVYEGVTAATCDPVEEVLSVQNTEGDTSNEGWGVTDLPQHILGLYNSLEGSLDENQKALVRRLLLKHESIFAKCKEDLGRTDIVKHKTRLKRCSLLNKMLGDCL